A stretch of Thermococcus sp. DNA encodes these proteins:
- a CDS encoding RsmB/NOP family class I SAM-dependent RNA methyltransferase yields the protein MELFYRASFQEVVADALMLVEERELSSKHALERVFRKIAGRDREKARGLAHAYVFEIEKWRAKIDFIINSVLKGSTVEDLDPYLANLLRIGTFEMHFRKVPPAVATDSIIRVVKERFDFSRAKFVNALMHSIEKFDVDKALRKLKEKDRIEWLSVRFSHPRWYVEYAIDLFGYDEAVRLLLSNNRPQRYYVRANTLKTDVDSLRDYLEEKGVRTALTPVLDVLKVLEYKTPVMRLDWYKQGKFVIQDLASAYVAHVLAPEPGERILDLAAAPGSKTFHAAALMENKGEIIAVDYSYDRLMRMKEKMKLLGIKNVRLVHADGQSFRDKAKFDKIILDAPCSSSGTYRQFPEVKW from the coding sequence ATGGAGCTATTTTACCGCGCGAGCTTTCAGGAAGTGGTGGCGGACGCGTTGATGCTCGTTGAGGAGCGCGAGCTGTCGTCGAAGCACGCCCTCGAGAGGGTCTTCAGGAAGATAGCCGGAAGGGACCGCGAGAAGGCGAGGGGGCTGGCGCACGCCTACGTCTTCGAGATTGAGAAGTGGCGCGCTAAAATAGACTTCATAATCAACTCCGTGCTGAAAGGCTCGACGGTTGAAGACCTCGACCCCTACCTGGCGAACCTCCTCCGCATCGGGACGTTTGAGATGCACTTCAGGAAGGTTCCGCCGGCGGTGGCGACCGACTCAATAATCCGCGTCGTCAAGGAGCGCTTTGATTTCTCCCGCGCCAAATTTGTAAACGCTCTGATGCACTCGATAGAGAAGTTCGACGTCGATAAAGCGCTGAGGAAGTTGAAGGAGAAGGACAGAATCGAGTGGTTGAGCGTTCGCTTCTCCCACCCCCGCTGGTACGTGGAGTACGCTATCGACCTGTTCGGCTACGACGAGGCCGTTCGCCTGCTCCTCAGCAACAACAGGCCGCAGAGGTATTACGTCAGGGCGAACACGCTGAAGACAGACGTTGATTCTCTCAGAGATTACCTTGAGGAAAAGGGCGTTAGAACGGCCCTGACTCCGGTTCTCGACGTTCTGAAGGTCCTCGAATACAAAACGCCGGTCATGAGGCTCGACTGGTACAAACAGGGAAAGTTCGTGATCCAGGATTTAGCTTCGGCCTACGTTGCCCACGTTTTGGCTCCTGAACCCGGCGAGAGGATTCTCGATTTGGCCGCGGCCCCCGGCTCGAAGACCTTCCACGCGGCGGCACTGATGGAGAATAAAGGAGAAATCATCGCGGTTGACTACTCCTACGACCGCCTGATGAGGATGAAGGAGAAGATGAAGCTACTCGGCATTAAAAACGTCAGGCTCGTCCACGCCGACGGCCAGAGCTTCAGGGACAAGGCTAAATTCGACAAAATAATCCTCGATGCCCCGTGCTCAAGCTCCGGAACCTACCGCCAGTTCCCAGAGGTGAAGTGG
- a CDS encoding HD domain-containing protein has translation MGVQDLVNALNQSLSTTQKLELVEAFLQSGDAEYVLDRCPKLWTKINDYYDLLHNKFMKKEILENVMINLLDPLRSEEEKIKLKSLEAELVKYIEGLDKRIKDIEKQILDIIQNNPNCMPRVPSAVQAPTIGIPPINIPQCPEFEKFLDQMEGIVRIISTKLSDSPFGTPWIMAHLGFVGYTDHGINHAKRVFDNAKKIAREIGANLNPLEISILKIAVYYHDYAMNFLPNVVKKNLQNLDRNALRKGHASFSAHQWINDFDSYYKILLEKYITSNHDLQKIKDAVAEIIENHSGDFNHYTDKSITICNSNIPIRVGLLSALLRLADEIDAGYYRLPQSETLGVILVLGLCYDEYAKSLPHYVTNALIDSISVENGRLEVLMHPFEGAALFYPRIDSKKVLITYKGDDLDLLRPLFNVSGKRVYAVKDMFEEKLESELELANEVFRNYSLRELGYHVEESIPLDLASRFDRDLAYRGFQSFVKMGIGKTLLDSCEDLKEIKSEHDIYEIVEVR, from the coding sequence ATGGGTGTCCAAGATCTTGTTAATGCTCTCAACCAAAGTCTCTCCACCACGCAGAAACTGGAGCTGGTTGAAGCCTTTCTCCAGAGTGGTGATGCTGAGTACGTTCTGGATAGATGCCCTAAGTTATGGACAAAAATTAACGATTACTATGATCTCCTTCATAATAAATTCATGAAAAAGGAAATATTGGAAAATGTTATGATTAATCTTCTAGACCCACTCCGGTCCGAGGAGGAGAAGATTAAACTAAAAAGTCTTGAAGCTGAGCTCGTTAAATATATAGAAGGGCTTGATAAGAGAATTAAAGACATTGAAAAACAAATATTAGACATCATCCAAAACAACCCAAACTGCATGCCCAGAGTCCCCTCTGCTGTTCAAGCTCCAACCATTGGCATTCCTCCTATTAATATTCCTCAATGTCCCGAATTTGAGAAATTCCTTGATCAAATGGAGGGTATAGTTAGAATCATTAGTACCAAGCTAAGTGATTCCCCGTTTGGAACGCCTTGGATTATGGCCCATTTGGGTTTTGTGGGTTATACCGATCATGGCATCAATCATGCAAAAAGGGTTTTTGACAACGCTAAGAAAATAGCTCGCGAAATTGGGGCCAATCTGAACCCCCTTGAAATCTCCATCCTCAAAATAGCCGTTTACTATCATGACTATGCCATGAACTTTCTTCCAAATGTCGTCAAGAAAAATCTTCAAAACCTCGACCGGAATGCACTGAGAAAGGGACACGCATCCTTCTCAGCTCATCAGTGGATAAATGATTTTGATAGCTATTACAAGATACTGCTGGAGAAGTATATTACCAGTAATCACGACTTACAAAAAATAAAAGATGCAGTGGCAGAGATTATTGAAAACCACAGCGGGGATTTCAACCATTACACAGACAAAAGCATAACCATATGTAATTCGAACATTCCCATTAGGGTTGGTCTACTCTCAGCCCTGTTAAGACTTGCCGATGAAATTGACGCTGGATACTATAGACTGCCCCAGTCAGAAACCCTCGGTGTTATTTTAGTTCTAGGGCTTTGCTATGATGAGTATGCCAAATCTCTTCCCCACTACGTAACCAACGCACTTATAGACTCCATTTCCGTTGAGAACGGCAGGCTGGAAGTATTGATGCATCCTTTTGAAGGTGCCGCGCTCTTCTATCCCCGGATCGATTCAAAGAAAGTCTTGATCACCTATAAGGGTGATGACTTAGACCTACTCAGACCTCTCTTTAACGTTTCAGGTAAACGGGTATATGCCGTAAAGGACATGTTTGAAGAAAAACTCGAGAGCGAACTTGAACTTGCCAACGAGGTATTTAGAAACTACAGTCTGCGGGAGCTGGGGTATCATGTGGAGGAATCAATTCCCCTTGACCTCGCGAGTAGGTTTGACCGTGATTTAGCTTACCGTGGCTTC